The window TACTTCCTATATAAAACCAATCAAGAAAAGGTGAATGCCCATATAAATGATTTGCTTTCTAGTATCTGCAAGGCACACAAAGATCATAAGATAATGATGTACGGAGAAAAGACAAAAGATAGCTAACACAACCAAAGGCTGGTTGTCAGGGCTGAACAGCCACAAAAAGAGAGCAAATCTctgatataattaacaaaatatcaaacttctttcatattataaAAGTACAGCCCTTAAATACTAGCAAAGTCATAAGTAAAAGAAATCTTAGccttaaaaataactaaatctcAGCCGTCCAAATTACCACAATAAATAATATGTAAATAagctattaaaagaaaaatcccaATTATATGAAGGACAGTGCAGTTTTAGTTCCTGCATACAATAACCAAGTTGATAATATGTTAGAGAATAGAATGCATATATTTAATAGCATTGTGGAAGTATAAGCATTGGCGGTAGTCACTAAATGCATGCAAACACTAGGGGCAACGAGCACTCAGTCATATAAACAATCACCAATAAATGTCTCTAACATTTCCTGATGATGCAACCGAGGAAagagaaattaatgaaatgttttaatttaacttttattttcagatttctTGTAAACTCAATCTAtttaggattttatttatttatgaatattaatACTATTATGGAAACCTTGCTTATTAGGAACTGGATTATTAAATGGGCGTTTCCAAGTATAGGGCTACTAGGATTTTGGTGCCTATAAAAGAGCACCTGTTCTATGTGATGTAGGACTTCAACAATGGAATGATGAGtataatttgatttagtttgagGGTTGTGGCCTTGCGttctttcctcctcttctctaaGTATCTTCTCTACTATTTCTTATTAGTACAGGAATCTCGAAATTACTTTCTAGTTTCTACTGCTACAGTAACAATCCCAAATCCTCCTAATTCCACATACatcaaaccctaaccctaattcCTACCTAAAATCCCTGATTCTCCGAGCTTGGGTCATCATGACTCTTTTGTAGATCACCAAACCTAAGCTTTCCTACATCAGTTGAACAAGGGTTGAAGCATCCATGATATATGAAAATTTACACAATAGAATGTTACTGAAAATTAAAACACTTAACATCTTTTCGTCAAAGAAATTAGGTTAAGGTTCAGTCGTAAGGTTTCATTAGTGGAAGAGGAACATCGTTGCGAGAATCCTAGAGAATACAACAATGAAGTGACTATTTATGATTCAAACTTACTTGATTCATTCCAACATATTCTGATATCCGCAGTGCAAGAAGATGTTGGTGAGCATTAATCAAACGACCAATCAAAATGGGTGCTGAAAGCAACTGACCACAAAAAGTTTATTAAGAATCAGATTGACAAGCTATGAGCAAGTTCAGATTTGCAACTGGAAATTTAAGTCATGAAGCATTAGAAACCTTATACTGCTCAATACTTAGAGGGATGCCAATCTCAGGATTGCGTACAGCGTTTAAGACCCGCAAAGTTTTGCACATCTCTTGAATGTGGTCACGTTGAAAATTGCTGCCAAAGCCAACTGGACATCAATGCCGATAacataaattagaaaagaaaaaaaatgctattttaAGCTCATATATGCTACAAATTATAATCAAGTAAATGACCACAAAGTAATGGTGCAGGTTgccatttcaaaaatacaagttAGTCATGCTAAAAGTGAAGTCCACTATGGCTCACATCAAGAGGCAACTCTTCCAAATGGAAATTTCTACCACAATAGCCTTAGGCAGCAATTTGGCTAGTCAGGCTCCCAAAACCATCTCTTGCCATATTTTGTCACTGGCAGAGTATAGGTAAACAAAAATGCAATTTGGATTCGAAATCAATCTGGGCAAGAAAGAAACGAAACCATAATTTGTTTGCATGACTTGGTGAGATTTCGCTAAATTTTGCAAATGGCAAGAATTACACAAACAATATAATTCCATGTCATCACGACAGGTACACAGAAGTATTGAAGTATATGATAAGctcataatctttttttctgAATCAAAATCACCTGCAAAAGGCTTGACCATAACTTGCAGCTCTTAGCAGCATCCGCTGCCGGGAAACATCAAATTCATGACCAGCAGCATCAATACATGCTTCAACAGCCTCAGGCAAGGATGCACGTATCAATCTCAAATTCTCATCAGCCTGGTAAAAACAACAGAAGATGGAAGTTTCACATAAGAAATTATTGAAACTCATAACCCATATGGTTTGTGTGGGCATCATACCTAGACCAAAAGTGTAAGCGGTaactctaaaatatatatatgcaaacATTACAAGCAAGTGATCCACCAATTTGCAAGTTTCAATAAGATAGTAAAGTATCTATGTTTGCAAGGCAATGAGATAAGTACCTTCGCGCTTCGCCTGTCAAAATGATCCAAGGCATCGAACAACAATGATGCAGGTGACGTGCTTCCTATCTTAAATATAGACACAGTAGAATCAGGCACCCTTTGTACAAACTCCATACTCGTATTTGACAATATCCTCACTCCATCACACTCAGGGATAAAAATCACAGGTTCATCGTAAATATATGATACAGAATCCTCAGAAGGTCCCACCATCAAAAGCACATCATCCCAATAAAGCAACACGCTATCTAATCCACACCAAGCCATCTGCTCTGGTGGAAGAGCAGACTGcacatatcaaaacaaattaataaaaaccaaacacgACATAAATTACTCCTTACAATTAAACCAAATACAACATAAATTACCTCACATTGATACTGAAAAAAATCCCTAAACTCTGTATTCATAACAACAAGTCTTCCATCATGCATAAAACAAGCTAAAAATCTCCCGTTGTGGGAAACAGCAATTTTCAGCACAACACCACCAATTTTTTCCTCGTCAATAAACCTCACCTCATCCTCATCAACAATCACAATTCCACTTCCTACTCCTAACAAGACCTCCACATTACCCGAAACAGTATACTGCGGTTCAATAACCGCCATACAATGTGGCAATTCCTCAGCTCCAATCCCTACTTCTGCAAGCTTACAGGGCTTAATCTGCTTAAAATCAGGAACACAGAACAGCTTCCCAGCTTCCGTCAAGCACACGACACCGTTCCCCCAAAACACGCAATCCACGACATTCTGTTCAAAGCATTCCTTCCCCATAGAGAAATTAGGTTCCAGAACCTCGCAGTGGACGTTGTAACGGTAGATCGTGCCGTCCTGAACTATGCAAATTAGGGTTTGGTCTTCGGTCCATGACATGCCGATCAATCGACCTCCGGGGTGCTTCCAGACGGTTTCGGAGAGGAGGATACCGGCGGAGTTAAAAATTCGGAGTTTTCGGAGTGCGGATTCGGCATAGAGCTGGACGATTTTGGAATCGTCGCGGATTATAGCGATTGGACCGCCGAAGGGAGCGCAGGCTACCTTGTTGCGGCTTAAGTCTATGTGTTTCCATCGCATCGGGTAGAGTTCAGGTTTTCGGTAGTATCGGTTAATTAGTAGTTGCCATTCCGCCGCGACGGAGACGTTTGCCATGGCAGAAGGAGAGTTTGGGAAAATTAGGGCTTTTTACAGAGGTCTCGATGCTGTTTTGTGTTGCTAGGATGATCTGAtcatgtctttctttctttttcttttcttcaaaagcATGTAATGCTGCTGATC is drawn from Populus nigra chromosome 5, ddPopNigr1.1, whole genome shotgun sequence and contains these coding sequences:
- the LOC133694731 gene encoding protein VACUOLELESS1-like → MANVSVAAEWQLLINRYYRKPELYPMRWKHIDLSRNKVACAPFGGPIAIIRDDSKIVQLYAESALRKLRIFNSAGILLSETVWKHPGGRLIGMSWTEDQTLICIVQDGTIYRYNVHCEVLEPNFSMGKECFEQNVVDCVFWGNGVVCLTEAGKLFCVPDFKQIKPCKLAEVGIGAEELPHCMAVIEPQYTVSGNVEVLLGVGSGIVIVDEDEVRFIDEEKIGGVVLKIAVSHNGRFLACFMHDGRLVVMNTEFRDFFQYQCESALPPEQMAWCGLDSVLLYWDDVLLMVGPSEDSVSYIYDEPVIFIPECDGVRILSNTSMEFVQRVPDSTVSIFKIGSTSPASLLFDALDHFDRRSAKADENLRLIRASLPEAVEACIDAAGHEFDVSRQRMLLRAASYGQAFCSNFQRDHIQEMCKTLRVLNAVRNPEIGIPLSIEQYKLLSAPILIGRLINAHQHLLALRISEYVGMNQEVVIMHWSCTKITASLAIPDAVLLEILLDKLKLCKGISYAAVAAHADRSGRRKLAAMLVDHEPRSSKQVPLLLSIAEEDTALMKATESGDADLVYLVLFHIWQKRPALEFFGTIQARPLARDLFIAYARCYKHEFLKDFFLSTGQLQDVAFLLWKDSWELGKNPMGSKGSPLHGPRIKLIEKAHNLFSETKEHTFESKAAEEHAKLLRIQHELEVSTKQPIFVDSSISDTIRTCIALGNHRAAMRVKTEFKVSEKRWYWLKVLAVVTIRDWEALEKFSKEKRPPMGFRPFVEACIDVDEKAEALKYIPKLADPRERAEAYARIGMAKEAADAASQAKDGELLGRLKLSFAQNTAGSSIFDTLRDRLSFPGVS